The following is a genomic window from Methylomarinum vadi.
CAGCGCGCGCCCCCGTAATGGAGACATGCGAATAATGTTCAGATTGGTCGGCACGAACAAGCTTTGAATGAACTCGGAGAATTTTTGTACCTGTATGCCGGAAACCGAAATTTCAGCAGACCTTCTCAGGAAATTGAATAGCGAGATACGAAAATAGCGGGCGAATCGTTCATTGACCATTTCCAGGGTCGGCATTCGCCCTCGGACGATACGCTCCTGACTGGTAAAGTCATAGACGCGCGCACCCTGCTCGCCCTCTTCCTCCGGTGCCTCGGTTTCAACCTCGCCCTCGTCGACACCATGCAGTAAAGCGTCGATTTCGTCTTGCGATAAAAGATCCGCGGTAGACATCTTATTGCATCACGAATGCGGTGAAAAAGACTTCCTGAACTTCGTTCTTGCCGGTCATTTTTCTCATGACTTCTTCCGTTTCCTCCAACATGCGGCGACGCAGCTCATTTTTGCCTTCTTTGGTATGCAACTGATCGGCCCCCATCGCACTAATCGTCATCAATAAATTATTCACTATCATAGGCTCATGCTTTTTTAGCGCATCTTCGCTATCGTGATCACTTAAAAACGCCACCTTTATTTCGATAAGACTGGCACTGCTTCCTTTGGGAAAATTGACGCGCAAAGGCTGTTCCACATCGTAGTAGTAAAATTCCTTATTTGCCCCATCGCTGCTTTCCGATTGCTGCCGGTCTTCTATTTCTTCTTCAGGCACGACACTATTGTTGCCATTCAGCATAAAAAAAACCGCGCCACCAACAATAATCAACAGCAACAGGATTATAATCACGATCAGTATCTTTGCAGTTTTTTTCTCTGCCCCACCATCCTGTTTAGCTTCCGCCATTCTTTCAACCTGTCTGTTAGCCCACAAGCAATCTATATTCCAAATATATAAAGAAACTATAGATCAATAAGATACAACTGCCAGCGAATGATGAGACAATTTTTTGTCGCTCATTCGAAGCAGTTTCCTATCGTTCACCGACTTAATTATTGCGTTTTCAGCCTAGAAAAGGCTGGATTCCAATAATTTAGCGTCACTAATGCGACTATTCTAGCAGATAGCGTACATTTATTGATCGAAGGAAAACTTAAACAATGTAGAAGGGAAAAAAGAGAAGATAAATTGAAACAGCGCAGTAAACACTAAAGAGATGAACTATTGGACGATAACAACCGTTGAAGAAAAGATGATCTAAACAGTGTAAAAAGCGCATCGGCCGCATATCCACATAGCTTGTGCGACAGCCTCTTAAGAGAAAGTTGCCGGAGAATAACAACATTGCATCATTCTCCGGCTCGTTGCTAACAATTAAAAGGCATTGCCCGACTTGACGCCGATTTTTTTCAGCACGATCGCCAAAGGACAAAAACCGGTAAATGCCGATTGCAATAAATTGGCGCCGACAAAGGCGGTAAACCATAGCCAGTACAGCGAATGCCACACGGCCAAGCCGACACTCAGCAAAATGAATGTCCCGGCTACTGCCAGAACCCAACGATCGATACTCATTGCCGGCTCCTATTTTAAACGAACCACGCCCATCAATTTGAGCATCATTCTCTCATAGAAAGGTTCGCTGATGCCTTTACGTACTTTACGCATAAAATATTTTTCGAAGCCGATCTTAGCGGCATGCACCCATTTGCCATGGCTGGACCATGTCGTGTTTCTAGGCGGAATCTGTGGCACTGCCAGGAAGGCGACACCGGTGTCACCCAGATCGGCCAGACACAGCGCGCTTAAACTCGGTACATCACTCGGCTCTTTGCCTTCCAGTTCGTCACGGATATTATGCGCGGTCGCCGTCACCATGGACTCGATCATATAACCCGTTTTCGGCGTGCCGACCGGTAAAGGGGTTTTTTCCACAGGAGGCAACGCAATACAGACGCCCACCGAATAGATATTTTTGAAGGTCGGATTGCGTTGATGTTCGTCGACGATGACAAAACCGCGAGGGTTAACCAGCCCTTCCGCCTCGACATTACGCACCGCATCGACCCCGGTAAAAGCCGGCAGCATCATCGAATGCTTGAACGGCAGCTCATGCTTGGTTTTTTCTTCGCCGTTGTCGTCCACCTCGGTCACATACATCATACCGTCCTCGATGCGATCGACCTTGGCGTTAGTAATCCATTTAATAGTTTTATCGCGTAACGCACTTTCCAACAGCCCCTTGGTATCGCCGACGCCGCCCAACCCCAAATGACCGATATAAGGCTCGGATGTTACGAATGTCATCGCGACCTTGTCACGAATTTTACGTTTACGCAATTCGGTCTCCAGGATCATCAGATATTCATACGCCGGGCCGAAACAGGAAGCGCCTTGAACCGCGCCGATAACGATCGGGCCCGGATCATCCATGAATTTATCCCAATCCTGGGCGGCAAGCGCCGCGTGATCGACATGACAAACCGATGAAGTGTAGCCCTCGGGCCCCAACCCAGGCACCTCATCAAACGCCAAACGGGGGCCCGTGGCAATAATCAAATAATCGTAATCGACCGAGGAGTTATCGGCCAAATGCACTTTATTGTTTACGGGATCTAGCTTGACCGCAGCCTTTTGGATGAATTCGATGCCTTTTTTCTTCATAACCGGCGCCAATTCGATTTTCAAATCTTCCGGTTTGCGCCATTTAGGCGGAACCCATGGATTGGAAGGCACGAAATGAAAAGTCGGCGAATCGGAAATCACGATGACTTCATGTTTCTTTTTCACCACTTCCTTCATTTCGAAAGCCATCGGAACCCCACCGATACCGGCGCCTAATACTACAATTCTAGCCATAACGCTCTCCTCATCTAATTTTATCCAACACACCCGCTAGACATCATTAAAATACTAGTATGGTAATGAGCTATATAACAGGAATGTCCAGTGAAAATTTTCTTTTTTCTTAACTAACTACGAGTCGATAGAATATTAGAATTCTCTAAAGTATTCAACTTTAATTATCCATCATAAGGTTTAAACCACCGGCTTTAGCCGGTCAGCTTTAGCTGCGATAATTTGCCCAAGGAGGTGGCGATGGACTATAGATACGGCAGCCATACGGTTTACCAAATTGAGTATCATTTTGTTTGGGTTACGAAGTATCGTTATAAAGTGCTGAAGGATGAAATAGCCGAACGAGTGAGAGACTTGGTGCGGCAGACATGCGAAGCCTTTGAGATACGGATTATCAAAGGTGTCGTGAGCAAAGATCATGTGCACATTTTGGTGAGTGCGCCGCCGACTATGGCCCCAAGCGAAATCATGAGGCGAATCAAGGGACGAACTTCGAGCTATCTGTTCGAAGAGTTCCCGCACTTGAAAAAGCGATATTGGGGTCGACATTTTTGAGCCCGCGGTTATTTTTGCGCCACAGTGGGGCAAATGACTGATGAGATGATAAAGCAATATTTGGAGCATCACTTTGAACCTAATCCAAACGATAATTTCAAGATGGAGCCCGACTAAGACGCGTCGTTTAGTCGACGCGTATCCGGACTTTCAGTCCGTTATTGGAACCCACCCGCTTGAGCGGGTGGTTGTTTAGTTATCTTCCCTTTGGCATACTCTATATCTCGTAGAGTAGCCATTCTATACCTAAATATAGAAAGTAAATGCATTTTAAAATCAACACCAAAGGCATCCGTTTTCGCTTGTTCTTTATGGGAGTCGCACCCGCCTTGTTGCTGGTCATTTCGCTTGCCAGTTATTTCGTCGAACATCAATTTCACTATCTCGAACAATCTTTACACGAGCGCGGGCAAACCATCGCCAAGCAACTTGCCGTCGCCAGTATTTATGGCGTATTCTCCGGCAACAAAGCGATGCTGAAAGAGATGGCCAACGATCTGTTGCAGGAAAAGGATGTCGTGTTTGTCGCGATTAAAAACCTGAATGGGGAAATCCTTGCTTATTCCAGCAATATGCTGAATAAAAACAGTGAAAAACTAAAAATTTTTGATGCCGCAGTGAGAATTCAATCTCTGCGGCAAAACGCCGCCGCCATGGATTTCAATTTATTTGAAATCGAGGACAGCGATAAAGAAAGGAAAATAGGCAGCGTATCGGTCGGCATCAGCCCAGCCCCCATTCAAGCGGCTCGCCATCAGTATCTCCGTAATAGCTTAACCATCATCATCGGCTGCTTTATCTTTGCGCTGATGCTCGCATTCCGTCTCAGCAAAACCATCAGCTCGCCTCTGATCAATTTGACTCAAGTGGCGAATGATTTGGCTAACGGCAACATGGACGCGCGCGCCGGCACAACCACTACCACAGAAATCGCAACACTTTGCGAAAGCTTTAACGCCATGGCGGTAGGCCTGCAAGAAACCCAAGACTATTTATTGCAACAAGTGAACAATGCCGTCAAGGAACTTACGGTAACCATGGAGAAACTGGAAGAAAAAAATCAATCGCTGGAAAAAACCACTCAATTAGCCATTGCCCAAAACGAAACGAAATCGCAATTTCTGGCGCACATCAGTCATGAAATCCGCACGCCGATGAACGGCATCATCGGGTTTATCGAACTGCTCACGCAATCGGAATTAACTCCCCGGCAATTGGAACAAGCCAAGTTAATCAAGACATCGGCCTGTACTCTCTTAACTATCGTTAACGAAATCCTCGATTATTCGAGCCTCGAAACAGGAAGTTTCAGAACCGAAAGCGTAGCTTTCGATATCCGCGAGTGTATTGAAAACAGCATTACTGCAATCGTTTCTCGCCGTAGAGACGTCCAAATAATTATCGATATCGCCCCCGATTTGCCGACCATGATCACCAGCGACCCGGTCCGTCTTAGCCAAGTGCTTACCAATTTGGTCGGTAACGCCAGCAAATACACAGACCGTGGCTATATCATCATCCGCGGCACCCTGACAAAACAATCCAAATTATTTATTTCGGTTACGGACACCGGCATCGGTATTGCCAAGGATGTCATGAAGGACCTTTTCCACCCTTTTCTACAAATTAGCGAATATGCCGTGAATAAGGAACTGGGTACGGGATTAGGTTTAACGATTGCAAAAAACATTGTCGAAAGATTAGGCGGCAACATCGGCGTTAAGAGTCAATTGGGAAAAGGCTCGACCTTTTGGTTTGACTTGCCGATAACGACCGTTAATGAACAACCCACAGAAGAACACGATGCCTTGATCAGCATAATCGACCCGTTGTCCATCAGGCGTAAAGCCTTACTGAAACAACTCACCCATTTAGGCTTTGGCTGCCGTTTGTTTGCCTCCGTCGAGCAATATCAACAAGCCGGCGCCTGGGAAATCATTTTGTATGCAGCCGGCGAAAGCCTAAAGACGGATGACGACTTCAATACCGAATTGGCACGGATAAGGACTTTTACAGGCAATAAAAAAATCATTTTCATGACCCACCCCCTACAAAACCCCGGTACCGTGGATATTTTGCCCATACCCTGCCGCTCGGCGTTCTTGGACCAATTGATCACGGACACGCTTTCGCTATTTCCCAAGCCCCCTAGCGATAAACTGGCTTTGCCGGAACCCGACATACCTCCGAGTTTCCCCGTATTCATTGCCGACGATAACGAAATCAATCGCCTACTACTCAAGTCCCAACTGGAAAGCCGTTCCAGCGATATCACGCTCGCAGAAGACGGCAAACAGGCTCTCTCGTTACTACAGCAAAGAAAGTATCAATTGATTTTGCTGGATCTGCAAATGCCTTATTACAGTGGTCTGGAATTGCTGGAAAAAATCAAAGAGAAAGATTGCATCAACCACAATACGCCGGTCATCGCCATTACCGCCCATGCCCAAAGCCATCAGCGAAAAAAATTAATCGATGCCGGATTCGATGAATGCCTGATCAAACCGGTACTTCTCGAACAACTTGAAGAAATGCTCGATCTATGGCAATCGCAATCCCGGAATGCCCCTTCCCAACCTTCTCCGGGCATGGAATTCCTTGAGCAAATGCTGGAAAAAACATCTCACAACGAACAATTAGCCGAGGTCTTGTTTAACAAACTGTTTATTGAGTTACCGGAACAATTGGCCAACATACAGCAAGCAATCGATCAATCCGACTTCGCACTCGCCAAAGAAATCACACATAAATTGCATGGTTCGGTCAGCTTTTGCGGATTCATCTCGTTGAAGGATGCCGCACGTCAAT
Proteins encoded in this region:
- a CDS encoding NAD(P)/FAD-dependent oxidoreductase; protein product: MARIVVLGAGIGGVPMAFEMKEVVKKKHEVIVISDSPTFHFVPSNPWVPPKWRKPEDLKIELAPVMKKKGIEFIQKAAVKLDPVNNKVHLADNSSVDYDYLIIATGPRLAFDEVPGLGPEGYTSSVCHVDHAALAAQDWDKFMDDPGPIVIGAVQGASCFGPAYEYLMILETELRKRKIRDKVAMTFVTSEPYIGHLGLGGVGDTKGLLESALRDKTIKWITNAKVDRIEDGMMYVTEVDDNGEEKTKHELPFKHSMMLPAFTGVDAVRNVEAEGLVNPRGFVIVDEHQRNPTFKNIYSVGVCIALPPVEKTPLPVGTPKTGYMIESMVTATAHNIRDELEGKEPSDVPSLSALCLADLGDTGVAFLAVPQIPPRNTTWSSHGKWVHAAKIGFEKYFMRKVRKGISEPFYERMMLKLMGVVRLK
- a CDS encoding YgaP family membrane protein — its product is MSIDRWVLAVAGTFILLSVGLAVWHSLYWLWFTAFVGANLLQSAFTGFCPLAIVLKKIGVKSGNAF
- a CDS encoding response regulator, translated to MHFKINTKGIRFRLFFMGVAPALLLVISLASYFVEHQFHYLEQSLHERGQTIAKQLAVASIYGVFSGNKAMLKEMANDLLQEKDVVFVAIKNLNGEILAYSSNMLNKNSEKLKIFDAAVRIQSLRQNAAAMDFNLFEIEDSDKERKIGSVSVGISPAPIQAARHQYLRNSLTIIIGCFIFALMLAFRLSKTISSPLINLTQVANDLANGNMDARAGTTTTTEIATLCESFNAMAVGLQETQDYLLQQVNNAVKELTVTMEKLEEKNQSLEKTTQLAIAQNETKSQFLAHISHEIRTPMNGIIGFIELLTQSELTPRQLEQAKLIKTSACTLLTIVNEILDYSSLETGSFRTESVAFDIRECIENSITAIVSRRRDVQIIIDIAPDLPTMITSDPVRLSQVLTNLVGNASKYTDRGYIIIRGTLTKQSKLFISVTDTGIGIAKDVMKDLFHPFLQISEYAVNKELGTGLGLTIAKNIVERLGGNIGVKSQLGKGSTFWFDLPITTVNEQPTEEHDALISIIDPLSIRRKALLKQLTHLGFGCRLFASVEQYQQAGAWEIILYAAGESLKTDDDFNTELARIRTFTGNKKIIFMTHPLQNPGTVDILPIPCRSAFLDQLITDTLSLFPKPPSDKLALPEPDIPPSFPVFIADDNEINRLLLKSQLESRSSDITLAEDGKQALSLLQQRKYQLILLDLQMPYYSGLELLEKIKEKDCINHNTPVIAITAHAQSHQRKKLIDAGFDECLIKPVLLEQLEEMLDLWQSQSRNAPSQPSPGMEFLEQMLEKTSHNEQLAEVLFNKLFIELPEQLANIQQAIDQSDFALAKEITHKLHGSVSFCGFISLKDAARQLEIDLSNQKVEASLMNFAALKQGIDHFLNQKQTILRELSKADAASEK
- a CDS encoding flagellar basal body-associated FliL family protein, with amino-acid sequence MAEAKQDGGAEKKTAKILIVIIILLLLIIVGGAVFFMLNGNNSVVPEEEIEDRQQSESSDGANKEFYYYDVEQPLRVNFPKGSSASLIEIKVAFLSDHDSEDALKKHEPMIVNNLLMTISAMGADQLHTKEGKNELRRRMLEETEEVMRKMTGKNEVQEVFFTAFVMQ